The following proteins are co-located in the Nostoc sp. UHCC 0870 genome:
- a CDS encoding type II toxin-antitoxin system RelE/ParE family toxin: MNPKPYVLSEQAEEDLARIYAYIARDNLDAAERMLDKLLSACELLTDNPRIGQYRSDLTPLPVRFWLVHPRYFLIYRGENPVEIVRVLAANMDIVRELAGE; the protein is encoded by the coding sequence ATGAACCCAAAACCTTATGTTCTCTCCGAGCAAGCAGAAGAAGACTTGGCGAGAATTTATGCTTATATTGCGCGAGATAATCTAGATGCTGCCGAACGGATGCTTGATAAACTGCTTTCAGCCTGTGAGTTGCTGACAGATAACCCCAGAATAGGGCAGTATCGTTCTGACTTGACCCCGTTACCCGTTCGTTTCTGGTTGGTGCATCCCCGCTATTTCCTGATCTACCGAGGGGAAAACCCTGTTGAAATCGTGCGCGTACTCGCTGCCAACATGGATATTGTGCGAGAACTGGCTGGCGAATAA
- a CDS encoding helix-turn-helix transcriptional regulator: MQKTKPVSRIAFLREQIGLTQLELAQLLDVTENTVANWEKGRGSLEWIDRVIKLCKIFRCTPDILVEYVPDNEPVETQPKTKKSHLEELRRLINTHEPSPSSHNCLLDTEPAETQPKTGFLEDLRKLANTQEPTSASNSSQSSKSQNLGV; encoded by the coding sequence ATGCAAAAGACAAAACCAGTTTCACGAATTGCGTTTCTCCGTGAACAGATAGGACTGACTCAGCTAGAGTTAGCACAACTGTTAGATGTAACAGAAAATACTGTTGCTAACTGGGAGAAAGGCAGGGGCAGCTTAGAATGGATAGATAGAGTAATTAAGTTGTGTAAGATTTTCCGATGTACACCAGATATATTGGTTGAGTATGTTCCAGATAATGAACCTGTAGAGACACAGCCAAAGACAAAGAAAAGCCATTTGGAAGAATTACGTAGATTAATTAATACTCACGAACCATCTCCAAGTAGTCATAACTGTCTTCTGGATACTGAACCAGCAGAGACACAACCAAAGACAGGTTTCTTGGAAGATTTACGTAAACTAGCCAATACTCAAGAACCTACTTCTGCCAGTAACTCAAGCCAGAGTTCCAAGTCTCAGAATTTAGGGGTCTGA
- a CDS encoding ribbon-helix-helix domain-containing protein produces MPTGTRLNIYFTDEDDLALYELISAEAKTEKRSMSQMVKILASEAIAARHPKKTKLKKQDED; encoded by the coding sequence ATGCCCACAGGAACTAGACTAAATATTTATTTCACAGATGAAGATGACTTAGCACTTTATGAATTGATATCTGCTGAAGCAAAAACTGAAAAACGCTCTATGAGTCAAATGGTAAAAATTCTTGCTTCTGAAGCGATCGCAGCAAGACACCCAAAAAAAACCAAGTTAAAAAAGCAGGATGAAGATTAG
- a CDS encoding tyrosine-type recombinase/integrase, which yields MKVDGNGQGKILTQDELRRLFTEGFLSPRDRALFGICLFTGCRVSEALALQTTDIKSGAITFRKSTTKGKHKTRIVDIPPGLAAMLTEYQPKPGAIFPGMPGVTERLTRFMADKILRDACKRIGVEGVSTHSFRRTALTQMSSAGIPLRTIQEISGHSDLGTLQRYLEVTPEQKRKAVSVIGF from the coding sequence ATGAAAGTAGACGGCAACGGACAAGGCAAGATTTTAACCCAAGACGAACTGAGGCGATTATTCACCGAGGGATTTCTCAGCCCCCGCGATCGCGCTCTGTTTGGAATTTGCCTGTTCACTGGTTGTCGCGTATCAGAAGCGTTAGCACTACAGACGACTGATATCAAATCTGGTGCTATCACTTTTCGCAAGTCTACCACCAAAGGTAAGCATAAAACCCGGATTGTGGACATCCCACCAGGGCTAGCCGCAATGCTGACCGAATACCAACCAAAACCGGGGGCAATATTTCCCGGTATGCCCGGTGTAACTGAGCGTCTGACCCGATTTATGGCAGACAAGATTCTGCGCGATGCCTGCAAGCGAATTGGAGTTGAGGGAGTCAGCACCCATTCGTTTAGGCGAACTGCTCTCACGCAGATGTCAAGCGCCGGGATACCTTTGAGAACTATTCAAGAAATCTCTGGTCACAGTGACCTGGGAACGTTGCAGCGTTATCTGGAGGTCACGCCAGAGCAGAAGCGCAAGGCTGTTTCGGTGATTGGGTTCTAA
- a CDS encoding ParM/StbA family protein encodes MTITYTNDKNWLVQANLLANSGLNALIAGKDPGAGYGKATYDDFCIMMPAAYSVVRNRNNQLHETISKDGCWVRYIEGSRKDLKDTQFFWGSAAQAKLDHTLLHEDKAKKAELALESILADLAVLNIPDGMKLSISLSNHNPERWGGEIKRRVQGTHTFQHKHPVNREIVTKTVEIVVTGIYPEGFGSIAHCLFGEPTLALEESEIAIALDIGSSTWLITVFNGNGAVIDRHLIEGGCGELHSMIAEALDKRNDKVSLLSKDVKHSPSLVNKGILEGTLTYGGNHLTGKKFENEYRQCLDDWWATRIEKFANFVTSGNYLDRAKYLVAWGGGVALPVVDQNLAGLGFVVLPNPQFINAFGLKLLTENSIGV; translated from the coding sequence ATGACAATCACATACACCAATGACAAAAATTGGCTCGTTCAAGCTAACTTGCTTGCCAATTCTGGGTTAAATGCCCTGATTGCAGGAAAAGACCCTGGTGCTGGGTATGGCAAGGCAACCTATGATGATTTTTGTATCATGATGCCAGCCGCCTACTCAGTAGTTCGCAACCGCAACAACCAACTTCACGAAACAATTTCTAAAGATGGGTGCTGGGTTCGCTATATCGAAGGGTCACGCAAAGACTTAAAGGACACTCAATTTTTTTGGGGAAGTGCAGCGCAAGCAAAACTTGACCACACCCTACTGCACGAAGATAAAGCCAAAAAAGCAGAACTGGCGTTAGAAAGCATCCTTGCAGACTTGGCAGTTCTGAATATTCCAGATGGCATGAAACTTTCAATTAGCTTGAGTAACCACAACCCAGAACGCTGGGGAGGAGAAATCAAGCGCAGAGTTCAAGGTACTCACACCTTCCAACATAAACACCCCGTAAATCGTGAGATTGTTACCAAGACAGTAGAAATCGTAGTCACAGGCATTTATCCCGAAGGGTTTGGCAGCATTGCTCATTGCCTATTTGGTGAACCAACCCTAGCCCTGGAAGAATCAGAAATTGCCATCGCCCTTGATATCGGTTCATCAACTTGGCTGATTACCGTATTTAACGGCAACGGTGCAGTCATAGACCGCCATCTAATTGAGGGTGGATGTGGTGAACTGCACTCCATGATCGCAGAAGCATTGGACAAGAGAAACGACAAAGTAAGTCTGCTGTCCAAAGATGTCAAACATTCACCTTCTTTAGTCAACAAGGGCATTTTAGAAGGGACTTTAACTTACGGAGGAAATCACCTCACAGGTAAAAAATTTGAGAATGAATATAGGCAATGTCTTGATGATTGGTGGGCTACCAGGATTGAGAAATTTGCTAACTTTGTCACCTCTGGTAATTACCTGGATAGAGCTAAATACCTTGTGGCTTGGGGTGGTGGTGTTGCTTTACCAGTAGTGGATCAGAATCTTGCTGGTTTAGGCTTTGTAGTCTTACCTAATCCCCAATTCATCAATGCGTTTGGATTGAAGTTATTAACAGAAAACTCAATAGGAGTGTAA
- a CDS encoding plasmid mobilization protein: protein MANRKQSKRVVRKHLFSLRLSDIELDLLRIKSVDAGMSASELMRRNGLLRPLPKRLSKISLQTYWELGQIGNNLNQLVKATNTAIKMGRTPPANPELLEQLLEVLHQCRRDIAQVDTEEDNDWEEEEEEDDDWEADEG from the coding sequence ATGGCTAATCGCAAGCAGTCAAAAAGAGTCGTAAGAAAGCATCTATTTTCACTCAGGCTGAGTGATATTGAGTTGGATCTGCTGCGAATAAAATCAGTTGATGCGGGAATGTCAGCAAGTGAATTAATGAGGCGCAACGGATTGTTGCGACCACTGCCCAAACGACTGAGCAAAATTAGCCTACAAACATATTGGGAATTAGGACAAATTGGTAACAACTTAAATCAACTTGTCAAAGCCACCAACACAGCGATAAAAATGGGGCGTACTCCCCCAGCTAACCCAGAACTGTTAGAACAACTTTTAGAAGTGTTGCATCAGTGCAGACGAGACATTGCACAAGTTGATACGGAAGAAGACAACGACTGGGAAGAAGAAGAGGAGGAGGATGATGATTGGGAAGCAGACGAAGGGTAG
- a CDS encoding PriCT-2 domain-containing protein has product MSPLQQFNNSLQHQQLTTKRVEALEVEPGLVKANKIKFAFNATGRNKDWDFKKLSANFQDVEGTLEDVQQHIKAGHAICAGLLGSKWRSKSNVIGSQWLLLDIDNSDIARDAYGKPILDENGNSIKVYTPQLTIEEALTHPFIQKHCALMYTTVSHRPDWHKFRLVFPLPQYVEGADTVEACTRFLMQQLPHDPACKDASRVFYGNTEAEFLLVNPEATLPDEWVTEAIAIAQKEREEYQQRILEIESRRQQFREIADTEGWDTDQLIQQALSFIPPRSLGSGNYDECRQVLMALVNHYGATDAEIIAEKWSPSIKGTTWNIRAKIRSFRRGGITIATLFHIAKQYGFKFPQRQYEPSPPLKGLIDREQWELGRIREDLTSFQNLLKQALAPFEPIFKGFGKSQSVPPQPKAKPPAPQSPKVIIYSPGNIPYKTEVTKDIRIQCQPEEHIPAWLEAVSKGWKHILDNSHPGLGKSYNAGQLTATLFGVDKLIYQDANHRNPSTLPIEANFVDLPVRNNGFKLDPTRQTPLGEDFQLWTKPGETADTDGNCHRTYLFNAFRNKNFSSLDFEESDISPICNGCTLKNQCRFASGDGYGFRFQKRTAIHAFRELRAHPDSTPTDLINVADQALTVGRIWEEAGTLIKPVRSLQVNLADFEKTVGKLGLSAPSLLVQLQPVIQALHPLFTQDIESPDRYGFNDTSIRSILPPFPTDLDIEAVRQALEPDLKFLEDLDTLDVNQDRQLKKSAAARYAAKRVTRDSARNAGKEFLDLPLFWLPDFLEAWKGNGAFTSSWGVLSIYRKNPKHIDLVNSAQFNIFLDATLTKSRLKFKLGSSDPVLVIEQERPDYGNLSVINVTGLGKLPKYRSPSLIARVNALKEALNKLHSHLGILDWKAIADTATDRREYGHFVDGRGVNRFSEADALASFGIPYQNIGVLAAEYQVMTGEPVNLDDPESSFQKNITELLEAEILQEIGRLRSHRRPTEELSFYFCADYDLSFLADHLPNVKLKSIDACELCPEAGDRDQQTGLGIVNAFTQLWQSKQKIGQTEIAKIIGVTQGWVSQFTQRWGGWFKFRKLLLLLLDNLHSDSNKNLPELTDDEMWFASEYFPTLCQQSESPPETLFNDVAHVVTTIGNRAMQRILHECTPAVRANLLMIVLSCLPSEVYSDQSFFSAFAPVQTTCNLAVTL; this is encoded by the coding sequence ATGTCACCATTACAACAATTTAATAACTCGCTTCAGCATCAACAATTAACTACTAAACGTGTTGAAGCATTAGAGGTAGAACCAGGGCTTGTTAAAGCTAATAAAATCAAGTTCGCGTTTAACGCGACTGGAAGAAATAAAGACTGGGATTTTAAAAAGCTGTCGGCTAACTTCCAAGACGTAGAAGGCACTCTAGAAGATGTCCAGCAACATATTAAAGCAGGTCACGCCATCTGTGCTGGCTTATTGGGTAGTAAATGGCGGAGTAAGTCCAACGTTATCGGTTCTCAGTGGCTACTACTTGACATCGATAATTCTGATATCGCCCGTGATGCCTATGGCAAGCCAATACTGGATGAAAACGGCAATTCCATCAAGGTTTACACTCCACAATTAACTATTGAAGAAGCCCTAACCCATCCCTTCATTCAAAAACACTGCGCTTTAATGTACACCACTGTCAGTCACAGACCCGACTGGCATAAATTTAGGTTAGTTTTTCCTCTCCCCCAATATGTTGAGGGTGCTGACACTGTAGAAGCTTGCACGCGCTTCCTGATGCAGCAGTTGCCCCATGACCCAGCGTGTAAGGATGCCAGCCGGGTTTTTTATGGCAACACAGAAGCAGAATTTCTCCTGGTCAATCCCGAAGCCACTTTACCAGATGAGTGGGTGACAGAGGCAATTGCGATCGCCCAAAAGGAGAGGGAAGAATACCAGCAGCGCATACTCGAAATTGAATCACGCCGTCAACAGTTTCGTGAGATTGCCGACACCGAAGGCTGGGACACTGACCAACTAATCCAACAAGCACTATCATTTATCCCACCCCGTAGCCTTGGCAGTGGTAATTACGACGAATGCCGCCAAGTGCTAATGGCTTTGGTTAATCACTACGGCGCAACGGATGCCGAAATCATCGCTGAAAAGTGGTCGCCCAGCATTAAGGGTACAACCTGGAACATTCGCGCCAAGATTCGCAGTTTTAGACGTGGTGGGATTACGATCGCAACACTGTTCCACATTGCCAAGCAGTACGGCTTTAAATTCCCACAACGGCAGTATGAACCATCCCCACCCCTCAAAGGACTGATTGACCGTGAACAGTGGGAATTAGGACGAATTAGAGAGGACTTAACCAGCTTCCAAAATTTATTAAAGCAGGCACTTGCACCTTTTGAGCCAATCTTTAAAGGTTTTGGTAAATCGCAATCAGTACCGCCACAGCCAAAAGCTAAACCCCCAGCCCCTCAATCGCCCAAGGTTATTATCTACAGTCCCGGCAATATCCCCTATAAAACCGAAGTTACGAAGGATATTAGAATCCAGTGCCAGCCTGAAGAACATATCCCCGCTTGGCTAGAAGCTGTCTCCAAAGGCTGGAAACACATTTTAGATAATTCCCACCCAGGACTGGGCAAATCTTACAATGCTGGACAACTGACAGCTACCCTTTTCGGTGTTGATAAACTAATTTACCAGGATGCCAACCACAGAAACCCGTCTACACTGCCCATTGAGGCTAATTTCGTTGACCTACCCGTGCGAAATAACGGCTTTAAACTTGATCCCACCCGCCAAACTCCTTTAGGTGAGGACTTCCAACTCTGGACTAAACCAGGTGAAACTGCCGACACTGATGGCAATTGTCACAGAACTTATTTATTCAACGCATTTCGTAACAAAAACTTTAGCAGCTTAGATTTTGAAGAAAGTGACATTAGCCCCATCTGTAATGGCTGTACGCTGAAAAATCAATGCCGTTTCGCCAGTGGTGACGGTTACGGCTTCCGCTTCCAAAAACGCACAGCTATTCACGCATTCCGAGAACTGAGAGCGCACCCCGATTCTACCCCTACTGATTTAATCAATGTTGCTGATCAAGCTTTAACTGTGGGTCGGATTTGGGAAGAAGCTGGTACACTGATTAAACCCGTGCGTTCCCTCCAGGTCAATCTCGCTGATTTTGAAAAAACTGTTGGCAAACTGGGACTATCAGCACCTTCACTGCTAGTTCAACTACAGCCTGTTATTCAAGCTTTACACCCTCTGTTCACCCAAGATATTGAGTCTCCTGACCGCTATGGCTTTAATGATACCAGTATCCGGTCAATCCTGCCCCCATTCCCAACGGATTTAGATATTGAGGCTGTACGCCAAGCTTTAGAACCTGATTTAAAATTCCTGGAAGATTTAGACACTCTTGATGTTAACCAAGATAGGCAACTTAAAAAAAGTGCCGCCGCTCGTTATGCTGCTAAACGTGTGACTAGGGACAGCGCACGTAATGCTGGTAAGGAATTTTTAGATTTACCCTTGTTTTGGCTACCTGATTTCCTAGAAGCCTGGAAAGGTAACGGTGCTTTTACCTCTTCCTGGGGTGTGTTGAGCATTTATCGTAAAAACCCCAAGCATATTGATTTGGTCAACTCTGCCCAATTTAATATTTTTCTGGATGCTACACTCACAAAGAGCCGGTTGAAATTCAAACTCGGTAGTTCTGACCCGGTTTTAGTGATTGAACAAGAACGCCCAGACTATGGCAATTTATCTGTAATTAATGTCACTGGTCTAGGTAAACTGCCTAAGTATCGCTCTCCATCCCTGATAGCCCGTGTCAATGCCCTCAAGGAAGCTTTGAACAAACTGCATTCCCATTTGGGCATTCTTGACTGGAAGGCGATCGCTGATACTGCCACTGACCGCCGAGAATATGGTCACTTTGTGGATGGTCGCGGTGTTAACCGATTTAGTGAGGCTGATGCTCTAGCTAGCTTTGGCATTCCCTACCAAAATATTGGTGTGTTGGCAGCAGAATATCAGGTGATGACAGGAGAACCAGTCAACCTGGACGACCCAGAAAGCTCTTTCCAAAAGAATATCACTGAGTTACTAGAAGCGGAAATTCTCCAAGAAATTGGGCGATTACGTTCTCACCGTCGCCCTACTGAGGAACTTAGTTTCTACTTCTGTGCTGATTATGACCTGAGTTTCTTAGCTGACCATCTCCCCAATGTGAAGTTAAAAAGCATTGATGCTTGCGAATTATGCCCAGAAGCTGGCGACCGTGATCAGCAGACTGGACTAGGCATTGTCAACGCTTTTACCCAATTGTGGCAGTCGAAGCAGAAAATTGGTCAAACGGAGATAGCCAAAATTATAGGCGTTACGCAGGGTTGGGTGAGCCAATTTACCCAACGCTGGGGGGGTTGGTTTAAGTTTAGAAAATTATTACTTCTGCTATTAGACAATCTTCATAGCGATAGTAATAAAAATCTCCCTGAGTTGACGGATGATGAAATGTGGTTCGCCAGTGAATACTTCCCAACGTTGTGTCAACAGTCGGAATCACCACCAGAAACCTTGTTTAATGATGTAGCCCACGTTGTCACAACCATTGGTAATCGGGCAATGCAGCGAATTTTACACGAATGTACCCCGGCTGTTAGGGCTAATCTGCTGATGATTGTACTGAGTTGTCTGCCCAGCGAAGTTTATTCAGACCAGTCCTTTTTCTCAGCTTTTGCCCCGGTGCAAACGACCTGTAATTTGGCAGTGACGCTGTAA
- a CDS encoding type II toxin-antitoxin system ParD family antitoxin, which translates to MNISLTPELEAFVQKQVESGLYHSQSEVIREGLRLLKRFNDHSEEYKLWLNEQIAIGLDQLDNGQTVTAEGARLRIRNKAQKLMKKSDS; encoded by the coding sequence ATGAATATTTCCCTGACTCCTGAGCTAGAAGCGTTCGTGCAGAAACAGGTTGAGTCTGGTTTATACCATTCTCAAAGTGAAGTGATTCGGGAAGGATTACGTCTGTTGAAACGTTTTAACGATCATTCCGAGGAATATAAACTGTGGCTCAACGAACAGATTGCCATTGGTCTAGACCAACTTGACAATGGCCAAACTGTGACGGCCGAAGGCGCACGCTTACGCATTCGCAACAAGGCGCAAAAGTTGATGAAAAAATCCGACTCATGA
- a CDS encoding relaxase/mobilization nuclease domain-containing protein, with amino-acid sequence MMIGKQTKGRGFRKLLDYLHNSENAKLIGGNMSGRNARELSKEFRVSRQLNPDAERVVYHVSLSAAKDDVISEDKWCEIGNRYMKEMGFDANQYVIFRHENTDDDHVHIAASRIRMDTGLLVDDSWDYVRSEKVLRQIEIDYDLVQVQGSRERLNRTQSTGQFRRIKREQEEYEQGKRDTPPEPSIKELVQQTIDNLSVDHPQMPTLIMRLQQAGISVRTGFTRNGKSKGISYEKDGIAFSGTQLGAAYTFPGLQKHLRIDYQPQRDDARIEQLLNNPVKQAVESQQPINAIAENKAQIPTTDKSKLNQNQAVELYQYYSGDLQSLLVIDRDKEIANRALLDNHPAPDVEEIIKASPVGWTDDEAKLLVLIANNQLASNREQKQSEPQFTPPAEDESLRSVLQHFLTQKRGISNFLVHPLQQQGLGYIDQQRNVVFIKRSLNGKKSGALVWDTTRPDNRCSQYPENTQSSEGWFQVNLGGKPEDKIERVFLCDSPIDALSIADMDRKAHKGMPPVRTMYMVVDDPHNLPLSVLKNVSRIGLAFNNDEEGNEIAQVIQKMLPQSKRIEPSGLTWNEILIEAQQREMLSQKQRSRGFSR; translated from the coding sequence ATGATGATTGGGAAGCAGACGAAGGGTAGAGGTTTTCGCAAGCTACTGGATTATTTACATAACAGTGAAAATGCCAAACTAATTGGCGGTAATATGAGTGGTAGAAATGCCAGAGAATTATCTAAAGAATTTCGGGTATCTCGACAACTAAATCCAGATGCCGAACGTGTTGTTTATCATGTTTCTCTGTCAGCAGCCAAGGATGACGTAATCTCTGAAGATAAATGGTGTGAAATAGGCAATCGCTACATGAAAGAGATGGGCTTCGATGCCAATCAGTATGTCATCTTCCGCCATGAAAACACCGACGATGATCATGTCCACATTGCCGCCAGCCGCATCAGAATGGACACAGGTTTACTGGTTGATGATTCCTGGGATTATGTACGCTCTGAGAAAGTCCTACGCCAGATTGAAATTGACTATGATTTAGTGCAAGTTCAAGGCAGTAGAGAAAGACTAAATCGTACACAAAGCACAGGACAATTTCGGCGCATTAAACGAGAACAAGAAGAATATGAGCAAGGTAAGCGCGATACTCCACCAGAACCCAGCATTAAAGAGCTAGTTCAGCAGACAATTGATAATTTATCTGTTGATCATCCCCAGATGCCAACCTTAATTATGCGCTTGCAGCAAGCAGGCATTAGTGTGAGGACAGGATTTACCAGGAATGGTAAGTCTAAAGGTATTTCTTATGAGAAAGATGGAATTGCTTTTAGTGGTACACAATTAGGTGCAGCCTATACCTTCCCAGGATTGCAAAAACATCTCCGAATTGACTATCAGCCACAACGGGATGATGCCCGGATTGAGCAGCTGTTAAACAATCCTGTCAAGCAAGCTGTGGAGAGTCAACAACCCATAAATGCAATTGCTGAAAATAAAGCTCAAATTCCAACCACAGATAAATCAAAGCTAAACCAGAATCAAGCAGTCGAGTTATATCAGTATTACAGTGGCGACTTGCAAAGTTTATTAGTGATTGACCGCGACAAAGAAATTGCTAATAGAGCATTATTAGATAATCACCCAGCCCCAGATGTAGAAGAGATTATCAAAGCCAGTCCTGTTGGATGGACTGATGACGAAGCTAAATTATTAGTTCTAATCGCTAACAATCAACTGGCATCCAATCGAGAGCAAAAGCAGAGTGAACCCCAGTTTACACCACCAGCAGAGGATGAAAGCCTACGCTCAGTATTACAGCATTTCTTGACTCAAAAGCGCGGTATCTCCAATTTCCTTGTACACCCATTACAGCAGCAGGGCTTAGGTTACATAGACCAGCAACGAAATGTTGTTTTTATCAAGCGTTCTTTAAACGGTAAAAAATCAGGCGCACTGGTTTGGGACACCACACGCCCAGACAATCGCTGTTCACAGTACCCCGAAAACACCCAATCTTCTGAGGGGTGGTTTCAAGTCAACTTGGGTGGAAAACCTGAAGATAAAATCGAGAGAGTATTTTTGTGTGATTCCCCCATTGATGCACTGTCAATTGCGGATATGGATAGGAAAGCACACAAGGGGATGCCACCAGTTAGAACAATGTACATGGTGGTGGATGACCCGCATAACTTACCGCTATCCGTCCTTAAAAACGTCAGCAGAATTGGGTTGGCATTTAATAACGATGAAGAGGGTAATGAAATAGCGCAAGTCATTCAAAAAATGCTGCCACAGTCTAAAAGAATTGAACCTAGTGGCCTTACTTGGAATGAGATTTTGATTGAAGCGCAGCAGCGAGAAATGCTTTCCCAGAAACAACGCTCTAGAGGTTTTAGTCGGTAG
- a CDS encoding PIN domain-containing protein produces the protein MLVATDLIFEAILNRSGFFPNAPRFFEILKSQQVQGYISSICLEKVCSVVRASVKNSEAYENSEEEVTKQTVSLIKNMRISICEVDSYVIQQARLLNICEAESAVEVACAIANNLEGIITLNPDNFLGSILPIYSEKQFGLEVLLNQPEDKSDSKNTIPEISQPEPTLNKINLKDWLENIFDTDWQFVESILGISHLGFSFRSPNQPHKQIVNRAKKIYLNNRCPMALIFNIVIEDNSNLEVILQLYAIEEQTYLLENTKLIVSDDLEQDILEVQSRNGDIGIKVHFTVEKGDKFCIKVREKDNCFLEYFQMN, from the coding sequence ATGCTGGTAGCTACAGACCTCATCTTTGAGGCTATTCTTAACCGGAGTGGTTTCTTCCCAAATGCCCCAAGATTCTTTGAGATCCTAAAATCTCAGCAAGTTCAAGGATATATATCTTCAATATGTCTTGAGAAAGTATGCTCTGTCGTAAGAGCTTCTGTAAAGAATAGTGAAGCGTATGAGAATTCTGAGGAAGAAGTGACCAAACAAACGGTTTCTCTGATAAAAAATATGAGAATTTCAATATGTGAGGTTGATAGCTACGTCATACAGCAAGCTCGTTTACTAAATATTTGTGAAGCCGAGTCTGCTGTAGAGGTAGCCTGTGCAATAGCTAATAATCTTGAGGGTATTATTACCTTAAACCCCGATAATTTTCTTGGCTCTATCTTGCCAATTTATTCAGAAAAGCAGTTTGGTCTTGAAGTTTTATTGAATCAACCAGAAGATAAATCTGACTCAAAAAATACAATACCAGAAATTTCGCAGCCTGAACCAACTTTAAATAAAATTAACTTGAAAGACTGGCTGGAAAATATTTTTGATACAGATTGGCAGTTTGTTGAATCTATTTTGGGAATATCACATTTGGGATTTTCTTTTAGAAGTCCGAACCAGCCACATAAACAAATAGTTAATCGAGCTAAGAAAATTTATTTAAATAATAGATGCCCAATGGCTTTGATTTTCAATATTGTTATTGAAGATAATAGTAATTTGGAGGTTATCTTGCAACTTTATGCTATTGAAGAACAAACTTATTTATTAGAAAATACTAAGTTAATTGTGTCTGATGATTTGGAGCAAGATATTTTAGAGGTGCAATCTCGAAATGGTGATATTGGAATTAAAGTACATTTTACTGTCGAGAAAGGAGATAAGTTTTGTATTAAAGTCAGAGAAAAAGATAATTGCTTTTTAGAATACTTTCAAATGAATTAG